CAATGGTGTAAGCCTATGATTTATACTGTTCTCATGTGAATTTCTTGCAGGCGCATTGTAAAGAATTTCCTTGATGGCCTTTACAGTACCATTGGGGTAATTGGAAACTTTCACTGTTGGTGACGACTGTGACTTGGAGAACTTCCTTGACTTTTGGACTTTTCTGACAGGAATAGAGTCTACTTGGCCTTCTGCATCAGACAATTCTTCAGATGAATTGTGGCTCAGATCAGGGTAGAGGTCTTCTGAAGGATCCACCATGACAACCATGTCCATTTTCCGTTTCCTTCTCCTTTGGCTGTTGGAAGGAAGGGCTTCTTCTTTAGGTTCTTCACCAGGGGAATCATCATGGTCCTCCCATAGAAACTGCATGAACTCTTTGTGAGGGTTCCATTGAAGGTCACCAGCACTACTAAAATTATCCAGCGAATTCTCAGGTGAGTCTACGTCAAAACCCCAGATTCCTGCAGTGTCAATCTCCTGCACAGTCTTTAGTGGGGTGATGCTCTTtgcctcttctttctctgttGAGATGTTGTTGAGTTCATGGGCTTGTGTAGCCTGATGCGAAGAAGGTCCATTACCTAGGCCAACTGGAGATAACATATCTGTGTTTGACAGGACATCTAggacattgttttgtttcagagaAGGCTTGCCGAAAGAATCTGCACAAGAGGCAGATTCTTGCGCCATTCTCACTGGCTCTTGCAGGAGCGTAAGGGCATTGATCTCAGGATCTGCATCCTTTTCATCTTCATCAACGCCTGTCAGACACGACATTTCTGCTGCCATGACCTGAAATGAAAAGTAAAGCCTCCTTAGATAATGGTTAAATTTAAACCTTTCTCACTTAAGACAAAGGCCTGCCTCGGCACATTAACATATATCCTAAATTTTGATTTtctcttcaaatgttttcattatttaaaaacatatacTTATGCCACTGTAATGTCCTTCACAGAGGGCAGTGCTGGTGGGGTCCGTTTTGTTAAGGTACCAGTGAGATAATTAATTTAGGTCAAGGAAGTCCAGTTTAAGAAATCTGGGGAAATATTATTACGTTCAAAGGATTTTGCAACTCTGCAAAGTAATCATGGTTACAACTATTTTGTCTGTTGTCGTTTGCCAGgtaaactgaataaatacagtGGATGCATTACAAAAAAATCCACCAGGAAAGTATGCTTGCATGTATTCAATTGGCCAACGCGACAAAGTGCAAAGCAACCTTCCATGCAGAAAAAGTTGAGCCTGGTTCAACAATTCAACAAGCTGACCCTCCATCGTTTTGCCACATGCAGTTGACCCTGCATTGTTTTGCAGCAGACAGTTGACTCTGCATTGGTTTGCGGTAGAAGGATCAAGCAACCCTCAGAGGAGGTATTCAGTTAATTTTGCACATAAGTACTGACTTACGTATAACAGGCAAACAGAGCTCAAACAATTCATTGACTAACAGCTTCTGAATTGTTAagattttctgttttcctttgtcCTTTATGGGGTATTCATCAGTGTACTCCAGTATATTTAGGCCCGCCGAGTCTAAATCATTTCCTGCTAGGCCTAAGCACAGGGAATTTTTTCATAATGTATATCtcacatgttttttaaactgaaatttGTTATACAAGTAGCAAACTCCTTTAAGGCATAAGTCGGTTTGAGGGTTTTGTGCTTTAGTGAGAGTGCAGTAGGTACAGAAGGTAAAAGAAAGAGTGTGAGGTTCTGGATAAAGTTTGCAATAATGTTAAACTGTGCACGTAGCAGTGCCAAGGTCCCGGGTCTTGTCTTTGGAACAGTGACTCTTTGGCTCTTTCTCCATTATTTGGATAGGGGCCTGTGCCGTGTTCCGATATCCATTCTTCCCGTACTTtctatacttagtttgagtacttagggtgttccgatatcgaTCGCGGCAAATAGAAGTGTACCTAAAGGACCCGGACGGTGCCCTCATAACCGCAAAAAACGctgagtgtgcaacgatgtacacttCACGCACTTGACGGCCGCCATCCTGTGTACGTAGCGGAAGAAGCAGAGCCAGGCAGAGGCACTCAGatcaaaatttttttttaaatggctaccgagacaacagcgcctgcagcagagccatattgcaggattgtaggattgtaattgttaaaaagtaaagtcgTAGATGTCTTGTGTTCACCGTTCAAAGTGGAATGTTTTTGGCGGGTGACGAGCCGCGGCGGCTGTCGTGATCGTAATTTCCGTTAAGTgcaccacggagtattagatctggaacaacactcacctgctgaaatcgGCATACTTACTAAGTGCGGATAGTGTACTAtgtttaagtgtactcatggaagtatgaATATCGGAACACAGCTCTGGTCTTGTTGTTAGCCCAATATAACTGCCTGGGGGCagtgccaagatggctgccgagtGGCAAGACTTATCTAAAAGGACAGTGGTACAATCTTCAAAGAGAAGTTTGTACCGCTTTATAGTCTCACACACTACCAAGTATGTTACTGAATTGGGTAAAACAGAATCGTATtttatgataaaaatgttttcctctgatgtctTTTGTCCACTTGTTTCAACTTTTTATGGAGTTCCCTGATGACATAGAGCTTTACACATTACTGAAGTAACCGCTAGTTACCATCAGCTATttagctcaattagccatgcagctagctcACTCTGCCTGGACCAGACATGGAGCTCAGTGCACCGAGGGAGTGTTGGCCTTTACATCGGTATCCACAAAGACCACAAAGAGGAGAGCCGTGAGAACAAATAATAGAACCGGGCTCAGCAGCCCCTATGGAGATCATGGCAGAGATGAACTGATCGAAGAGGACAATGATGGAGGAAGCTATGATGTTAAGACGTGAGTGACCATGAAGGAGGCCAGAGAAGAGTACATCTTTGAACTGGCTTTTGATTTTTGGCGAGCTCTTCATGAAATGAAATTCTTCGAGAGACTGGCCTTCTTGCTTTTGGACTAGTAAGTAAAATTAGCTGGCTTGCtatgcttttttgttgtttggctGCTCCAGGCAAGCTGTCAACTTGTAAGAATACACAATACTTTCATAATGTTGCGTCAAGTCTTTttcaactgaaaaaaagagattttcCTATAGCATTTTTTCCTTCCCCATACTGATTCCGATACCTGGCCAATACCGAGTATTGATCTGACACCAGTGTGAACATGTCCTTACTCAACTAACCCTTCTTTACTGTTGTGGGGGCCAGAGTAAAATATTGCTAAATAGTTGAAATGATGCTAGGGGCAGCACAGTGCAACTTCCTGTGTTGGCGTTTAGAGAAGCGAAGAAGCATTGATTTCTTGTGTGTAATGCTGAGCAGAGCCAACAGACCGAACTGGGAAGTAACAGGCTCCTGTTTCTAAATTACACAGTATTGGACCGGTGAATAGCCTCACGTACTCGCTGATACTGATACCTGCATTTTCAGCATTAACGGCAGCATTTCCAATACTGGCATCGGAATCGGAACAACTCTAAGTGAAAGTAACAAAAATTCCCTAAATCCAGCTCCTAAATTATAAGGATTTACTGATGCGCTTTATTTTatatgacaggaaatggaaaaTCATGAGTTCCTGACTGCTAGTTGGATAAAACAAGTCATTTACAGTTCGGCTTGGGTTTTAAGAAATTGTAAGGAGTATTTTCGCATTTAGCTTACGTTTCTCAATCAAGCGACTTATCAAGTAACAATGAATTGTTTACCGGTATTTTAGGAGGTATTGTTTGCAATAGGTAGTAGTGTTTGATGTGAAAAGTGAACAGTTGAGTCACTTACACTGTCACCAGACTTAGCTTCTTGACTCAATCAGCACTCATTGACTAGTAGGTAAATTTAGCTAAATGTAACACATACTTGTCAATTTGCTAAGATGATTAATTGTGGCCATTTATAACGCTACAAGGTCGCCAGTGTAAGAGGTCTTGGATTTGAAGGGCAATAAAAGTGTCATACCAAGTCAGTGCTCCTTTGACTGAGAACAATACATCTGAAAACAACACGACAGCATCAAAACTGCAAAAGGATGGACCTCGTAAAAGGCTTTTGATGAGCAGTTGTGGATTTTGGAATAGAGCTGAAACTTTCAGCATAGTAGTTCAGTTATATGCCATCCCCCAATAGTTGGAGTACGTTTCCAAAGGTACCCACATTCAGGACAAACTGGATTATTTATACAATGTTCCGTCAGGGTATCGTGGCGTTTCTCTGTCGTTTATATCACGCTGTGTTGTTGGATGCTGCTTGCAGAAGCTGCAGACCATTCCATTAAGGCTGTTCCAAACCAAAACCTATTCCTCAGGCTAAACTACAGCTAGTGACAATCGTCCCCACCTACTCGCTATACAAATATCAGTATAAAGGTGAAAAACATACACACGTTACCTTCGAGCGGTGCGGATGCAGACAGGATGAGATTTGTAAGCTGCATTGAATAATTTCTTACTTTCGTCTTCCATCTATTTCACAGTCGCCATTTTCCGTGGTGGTCTGGTGTGGGACATGTCATTTCTTTTGTATGGGTAACCGTACACACATTTGGCTTCCCCGTAACCTAACAAAGAAATGCCGCAATTATTACGTTTAATTCTGTGACTAAAGTATAAAACAACGATGGTTAAACACTTACGCAAGTTACCGTCTCGTACAATTTCGTCACGTAATGTTACGAATCGGCGCCATGTTCCCCCGAAAGATTTGCAATGGTTCATTCCAGATAGGAGGCATAAAAAACCTGAGTTAATGACCATCTCCTTTGGgtagcagatttttttttttttaggttgatGGCGGATGGTTCATTGATAACATAAATTGAAACTTCAGTTACTGTTTGGTTTATATTTTTTACAGCGCAGATTTGGTTTAGCTGTTTGAACTTGTCACTGACGCACAGACAAGAATTGAAACGTTATACCAACAGAGCAGAGATGTTACCAGTGTCCCCCCATGGTTGTCTTCTCACAGGTCTTTGTTGCTCTCGTAGCCGGTGATAAGCCGGTTCAGTCATTCTCAGTCACATGTGTTGCGGAGAGTAGACGTGTTGTGTTTGAGCACACATTTGACAAAGTATGAAAATAATTCCACAGTAAACATCTCCTACAGCTGGCCTACTTGAAGTGGGATGAGAATATTATGCTGCTGCtaatgttttcaataaaaaaaagtcatgaatAGTAATAATGCTCGTGCGAGAATGATAGAGGCGCTAACGTTTACTCGCATATCAAATATGGTGGTCGGGTCAAGGGTTAACCTCTGACCCGACTTAACCCAGAATTCATATCTTTGTGGTACATTTGCTTTGTATTACAGGTGGGTACACAACGAAAAAACAGAATAGCAAACTTTGAAAATTACAATAGGCGACTATGGAGCTATTTGATAAATGTAAGCTAGTTAAAATGTCTCATTTAAATATTGCTAGCTTGTTGTTCACTTGTTAGCGATCCAGCTAACTTTAAGCTAGCAAAGCTAAGTTGGCTTACTTACCTTCGTTGTTTCTGCCTGGAAAAGTGTTGTGTATTATTCTAACGTTACCAATTTATGAGATACTTCTCTGTAAGTTACCTCTCATAATACAAAGACATCTTGCTTTGTTCAGCAGCTGCTTAGAGAGCGTTCAATTATGCGAAATGTCTAGGTATTTTCAGTGATTATGCTAAATAAGCAGGAATATTGGCAATTATTTAAAATAATCCacatatttaatataaaatgaaaaaattgaaTGCTGTGATGATTTTCTCCTTAAACTGCCAAATACTTTGACTACTTAACTATAGTTGAGCTAACTATTCACCATTAGGCCTGATCTTTGCAATGAAGAATGTCATGGGAAAAAATTAGAGTGTATATCATCTCCCATGTTAGTTTAATGTCAAGGTTTAAAACAAATCTTCAAAAAACCCGGAATTGTAGAATCTGTTATATTCTTAGTTGTACTGATGTTGTAAATACATGGCTACGAATATAtgtattgatgtgtttttgcatttagattaccttgccttgttttttttttctttggtcaGATATCCCCAAACCAGATCCACAGAGAGTGACTGACATTACACCTTGTTGCATTCGAATGTGTGATTGCCCACATGATCTGATGAGATGGTCGACTCCGATGACTGCACCTTGTCCCTAGACaatctgttttttgagaaaccCGTTGTCCACAAAGTGTGAGTACAAAGAGATATGCCTCATCATCCCACACTCATCTCCTCTTCTCAGCTggattaagttttttttttcccctctggaATTTATCTAACAGAAAGCCATTGCACCAAGAGCCCAGTCCATGGCGGCTGGAAGCGCCGCCATCTCTTTCCCAGATTCCAGCTACTCAGGTTatgcaggaggaggcagagtcTTTCTCCACCCTATACAGTATGTTGTGGTCTGGATTAGGGTGAATACCATTTCACTTGACTTGAGTCGACTGCTCAGTATTTTGCCTATTGAAGCCCTACTAAATTTAACCATATGACTCACTGACATGATCGCTTGAATAGACTTGACAGCATTCCAAATTTTCCTTGACTTGCATAAAACAAACCAAGATATGGGTCTTTTGTGATATATTCTCATAATCATTAGTATAACTGGAATGGTAAATCTCCTGCCGTACATGATTTTCAAAAGCaagcaaaatggcaaaataaTCAACCATAATAATTACAGGCAAAGAAATTACACTTGCCTACAACTGACTTTGATAAAACTCTCTCCCTCCTAAATATTACTCACAGGTATCTCCCAGGAACCCAAGATGTTCCTGCCTCCTTTCAAAGACTCAGCTGGCCTTACAGTCTTACCATCAAAAATCAACAGTCCTTACAGTTATAACAACAATGAGACTGAAATTCAGTatggcagcaacagcagcagcagatgtgaTGGCCTTTGGGGAGGTGAATGGTTCAGGGATTACCCTCAGGGCGCCTGGCAGAGTGGCAGTGGCGGAGATGAAACACCGCAGGACTCTGGTCATGTGGCCATCGGTCGGAGGTGTTTGTCACAGGACCGCAGCAAAAGCCCACCTCTACGGAGAAGGCAAGTGTCAGTTATTTGTGAGGACAACCTTTACCTGATTGCAAATTAAAGACTGtgcacattttcagacattacAAAATGGCAGAAATTCAAGGCCACTTTAAGCAGGCCAACAAGGATTTTCTCTGTTTGGAGGCGGATACGGAACATCATTTACATCATTTATAAAATCCTTGAATTTGGAAGGTTAATGTTTTTCACATATGAAAGCCACATTTTGCTGTCCAGAAATGCAATGTAGTGCTGATTCACTCTAATCCGTCAAATTATTGTAATCCATGACACGCTCAAAAGTATTACAGTAGAAGCCTGAAGAGGTTTGATTTTTGCATCAGTGGGCCGTTCATAAGAACATGAAAAGATGCTCAACAATCTTTTATGGTAGCCTTGATGCTAGAGGCCAGAATGCCTGGCCTTCTACAAGCCTCCAGGCTTGTAGCACTATCAATAGTCCCCCCCTCACATTCTAcatccttctctttctcttctttattCCCTCCgtatcctctcctccctcccacaACAGCTTGTTCAAGGTTCAGGTGTTGAACAATGGAGGTGACTCGTCAAACACAGATGACCTCAGTGGCAGCGGCAGCCAGACAGCATCCAGACCTCAAACTTTTCTCAGTCAGGTTACCATGGCGACAgtgcctcctcctcttcagccgCCACGGGCGACAGTTAGCCAGGCAGCTCCTCCCTTCTCCCCCGAGCCCCGCTTCCCGCCCCCCCCTCCTATGGGCTCATCTGCAGCGAGTGGCCGACCCCCGCAGCAGGCGGCACATGCAGAGATGCAGGACAAGGGCACAAAGAGAGTCGTCGTTCCACCCATGACGCCTCAGCTGCTCCGCATACAAGGTGCTGCACTGCAATGACACAGTCAAAGACAGGCGCTGTGCTTGTTTTTCTATGACTGGTTTACCAAATAACACTTACATAGCTTTTGTAAAGTGTTTCAGCTAATGAGCATGCCCATGTCTAGCCATGGCAGCAGCTGCCACAATGTGTTTGGGTGTGATGAGGTGAATTGAGGTGAGCTCCCCCCATTGACCGCACCATTGTAATGAAGCATGCTAGTCACTAGGTGGTGAACAGTAAAGCAGtaaaagcagcagacagaaacattaCAAACTGTTGTAACCACACATGTTCTCTGCAGGGATTTCTGCAGTTTTACTTCACATGCTGTACAAAAACATTCCCTTCATTCTGTCCTCtaccaaaatgtaaacattttatattaacaACAAGGTGGAATGACTGAGTCTCAGTGAgtttgactgaaaatgttttgatgtttcaCATTATAGGGTCTTCTGGGTCAGGAATTTTGAGACCAGTTTCTGAAATCCGTATCCTTTTTGTTGTTGAGTAAATCAACGAAGGTAAACATTTTTGAAAGTGTCTGAACTGTGTTAGAATGCTTGGAATGTAATTTCACAAGTGATGTGGTTTGATTTCCTGAGCCAGTGCTAACACAGCGGCTAAGTTCAGATCCGTCTTCAAAGAGTTCCCCTTTTTCAACTACGTTCAGTCCAAAGCACTAGATGACGTAAGCATTATCTGAAACTCGATATAAGAGTGCTGTGGATTAAGTACAAAATAATGAATTTCTTTGTCTTGTTACAACCTGTCAGAAGCTAACTGTGAATGGGAGTCTCTCCTGAAGGCTTTTACTTTGGTTTGTTCACAGGTTCTTTACACAGGTAAGAACTTTGTAGCATGTGCTCCAACGGGTTCTGGTAAAACAGTGCTGTTTGAACTGGCCATCATTCGTCTGCTAATGGAGACCTCAGAGCCCTGGAGAGATGTCAAAGCTGTCTATAGTAAGCAGAAAACACTGTACACCCTATTGATATACCATTAGAGTCAGTCTGAGTAGATTTTGCTAAGGGTAATGTTTTATCATTGCATGATATATAGTATTAAATCGGAAAAGTGTTTCCAGTCTCTTTATTCAGGTTATAGGCTTGTGTACCAAAATTTAGTTAGGAAGAAGAAATCCTGTACCTTACGGAATACAACTAAACAAAGTCAGTGAAGAGCTACAATTTTCGACACAGTACACATCACTGTAATTGTACACTGCTTTGGACATTTTCTTCTGGCTTGCATCACACGTTATCTCAAGAGTATTCTGATTTTTGATTCAATTATAGATTTAGGGTTTTTCCAAGGTACAAAGGACTGGCTTGTAAAAAGATTCACTGTTTGTGCTCACCAGTAGCCCCTATCAAAGCTCTATGCAGTCAGTGCTATGAGAGCTGGAAGAAGAAGTTTGGCCCTCTGGGGTTGAACTGTAAGGAGCTGACGGGCGACACAGAGATAGATGACTTCTTTGAGATTCAGGACTCCCACATCATCCTTACCACGCCTGTGTGTTACTCTGCACTGCATCTtggttaaacaaacacaatacattTGGGGGGATAGAAATATAATCAAATATAAAATCTGAAGTTTAACTTGATAACAGtgttgtatttgtctttttcccccAGGAAAAATGGGACAGCATGACAAGAAAATGGAAAGACAACTGTCTGTTGCAGCTAGTCAGGCTTTTCCTTATAGACgaggtcagtgtgtttttcagatgttttgttCACAGGCCTCTCATAATCTGCCTGTGTCATAGTTAAagctcattttttttatcatgttctAGAAGATAAACTGTCTacattgtttttaattatgCCACATTACATGATGGCAGATCATTAGCCTCTGTGCTCAGCACTTTATTTCACTGAGGTTAGCCATTAAAAAGaatatagtccatcatgttctTGTCCTTATATTATGAGAAGGCACACAACCTGCACAATTATCCCAGACTGAGATGCACTTCCTCACGTTATTAATGGAATACAGTAATGAAGTACAGCTTCAATGTACTTTACTTACAAACCAACATCTCTGTTGAACCTTTAAGAAAGCGATATGTAAGATGACAAATGCTGTTCTTCCAGGTGCATGTGGTGAAGGATGTGACCCGTGGTGCCACGCTGGAAGTGGTGGTGAGCAGGATGAAGGCCGTACATGCCTCCAGGACAGCACAGAATCCAGAGACAGGCCTCTCTATGAGGTTTGTGGCTGTATCAGCCACCATACCCAATACCTCTGATGTAAGTTGCTCGATCAGAGAATCAATGAAAGTGCACTCTGCAATCTGTTAAGATGAAAATCAGAGAATTCGAAAGGCAATGAGGACAAATCTTTCAGAATGATGTAATTAATTGATAAATCTGTTGATTGGACTCATCTGTTTTGTGATAGATGTAGTGAAAAATTCAGAAGAGCACTGCATTGTATCGCTACACTGTTGTGCGTAGACACAGCTCTGTGTTTGTACTGTTTGTATCATTGTCTTGTCTGCCTCTTATCAGATAGCAGACTGGCTGTCTAATGAGAGTGGTCCTGCCACATATCTGGACATGGACGAGAGCCACCGTCCAGTGAAGCTGAGGAAGGTGGTGCTGGGATTCCCCTGCAGCCCAAACCAAACAGAATTCAAGTTTGACCTATCGCTTAACTACAAGATGGCCAATATCATACAAACATACTCTGACCAGAAGCCTGCACTGGTGGTGGGTGTGGAAAATTAGGCCAGAAagcttttactttgtttgtgtgtttgttttccttgatttcttttatttttatttggccTAATTATCATGTTACTTTTTAGTTTTGCTCTACAAGAAAAGGAGTCCAGCAGTCAGCTACAGTTCTTGCTAAGGATGCTCGGTTCATCATGAGTATTGAGCACAAACAAAGGCATGTTTTCTTACCCATCAATACATACATCTTCTCACAAATGCAAATAGTCATCAAATGCTTTaagtttattatttaatttcactTAAGGTTGATCTTCTTGTCTTTGTAATCGGTTCAGACTGATGAAATATGCAAACTCTATCCTGGATTCAAAACTGAGAGGTAAGTCCCTGTTTGAAATATCAAGACCAACCAGATACACAATCTGAATCCTATTTCAGTCCAGATGCAGTAATAAAGCAAATGTTAATTTGATTGTGGCTCTGATTATCAATTATAtaactttgttttgtatttcttttgtggTTCAGATCTGGTGATGTTAGGAGTTGGTTTCCACCACGCAGGAGTTGACTTGTCTGATAGGAAGTTGATAGAAAATGCCTTCACTGTGGGAGATCTGCCTGTCCTCTGTGAGACTTTATCACTAATATAATTTTATGCTTTGCCGTAAATGGATCTAGGACTATATATGTGTGCAACGtgatctgtgtttttattttctttgtaatactgcaaacataaacaggaaaaacaagtgTCACAGGTTACAACAAGAGTTGTTACCAAACATATCAAGGCCTCCGTTAAAGCTTTGTTACTACAGGGTTGTGCTAAAAATCTGTGTAAATGTTTAATGGAAATATAAATTGCCGAACGTATGACTTAAAATGACCTATATGTCTATATATTTATGCCAGTCCTCTAATCTAATCTCTAATAGGCTGATGTACTGCTGCATCTCTAATAAAGAAATATACCATCGAATTTACAGAGTGTTAGTGCAGCAAACATTTTTGCAACAAAAACTCTTACCACCTGTTGTTGCGATTTTAAATCAGGTTTATTGTGTTTCAAGGGCACTgaatttgtgtttatgttcttaTTTTGAATGCCCTAGTTACCACCAGGACTCTTGCCATGGGGGTGAACCTGCCTGCTCATCTGGTTGTGATCAAGTCCACCATGCAGTATGTGGCTGGCTCCTGTGAGGAGTACAGTGAGGCCGACTTGCTGCAAATGATTGGCCGAGCTGGAAGACCGCAAGTAAGGGCAGAATAATAATAgcagactttatttattttcttatctcCCTTTACACTTGGTAGTAAGGGGTTGTGcaccacacaaacaaactgatgcATGTCTTTTATTGAGATTGTGCCATTTTAACATTATACACTGATAAAGTGTAATGTTAACATGCAGGTATCTGAAGCTGTTATGGAAATAGCATTTGTTTAAATATGGTCGATTAAGTAAGAATCATGGCAACGGCTGGTTTTAGTATGGTGGACACAATCAATAACTTGAAATTCTTCTACTAGTTTGACACATCCGCGACTGCAGTGATCATGACCAAGATGCAAACCAGAGACAAGTACATGAAACTTATGAATGGGATGGAAATCATTGAGAGCAGGTATTACAGCTCAGTCACAGTCTCGCTCTCTTGGTCTATCTCTCCCTGACTCTTACAGGAGTGAGATAATACAGCAGTATGTGAGGTAATATTAAACTTATTTTCTCCAGTTTACACTGTCACCTGGTGGAGCACCTGAATGCTGAGATTGTTCTCCAAACCATCAGTGATGTCAACATGGCTCTGGACTGGATACGCTCCACCTTCCTCTATATCAGAGCACTCAAGAACCCCACATACTATGGTCAGagctcaaaacacaaacaaaaaagatcaGAACTAGTGTTCAGCTTCTTGTTTGTCACTGTATGTTAAACCAGTCAGTGCCTTGACTCCAAATTTCAGGTTTCTCTGCTGACCTGGACAGATTCGGAATTGAAGCAAAATTGCAAGGTGGGCTACAGTGAATTCACTAAGGTAGCATATGGGTTAATTGCGCATATGGCTAACATTTTCCCACTGTAGTAGATTAAAGTGATTACTGTTTCTCCATCTATTATCATCTATTAGAACTGTGTCTGAGGAACCTCAACTCTCTGTCCGCGATTGATCTGATCGACATGGATGAGGATATCAACATCAAACCCACAGGTGCAGTAGAGAGGAAATTGATTAAAAATGGAttcaaatgtatgaaaaaaacaGCGACTTATATTGAAGAAATTAAACTGTTaagcagtttgtttttattccttgCAGAGGCTGGCAGGTTGATGGCGAGGTACTGTGTCGCCTTTGACACCATGAAGCAGTTCAACAAAGTGGCTGGCACTGAGAACCTGTCTGACCTGGTAAGTTCCCTGATAAGACTGCATGGAATGAATGTTTATGATTAATATGCAGATAAAGGCCCTTTTAGTGTTGTTATATTGGGTTCCTGCAAaggaaatca
The sequence above is drawn from the Sparus aurata chromosome 21, fSpaAur1.1, whole genome shotgun sequence genome and encodes:
- the hfm1 gene encoding probable ATP-dependent DNA helicase HFM1 isoform X3 yields the protein MVDSDDCTLSLDNLFFEKPVVHKVKPLHQEPSPWRLEAPPSLSQIPATQVMQEEAESFSTLYSISQEPKMFLPPFKDSAGLTVLPSKINSPYSYNNNETEIQYGSNSSSRCDGLWGGEWFRDYPQGAWQSGSGGDETPQDSGHVAIGRRCLSQDRSKSPPLRRSLFKVQVLNNGGDSSNTDDLSGSGSQTASRPQTFLSQVTMATVPPPLQPPRATVSQAAPPFSPEPRFPPPPPMGSSAASGRPPQQAAHAEMQDKGTKRVVVPPMTPQLLRIQGSSGSGILRPVSEIPAKFRSVFKEFPFFNYVQSKALDDVLYTGKNFVACAPTGSGKTVLFELAIIRLLMETSEPWRDVKAVYIAPIKALCSQCYESWKKKFGPLGLNCKELTGDTEIDDFFEIQDSHIILTTPEKWDSMTRKWKDNCLLQLVRLFLIDEVHVVKDVTRGATLEVVVSRMKAVHASRTAQNPETGLSMRFVAVSATIPNTSDIADWLSNESGPATYLDMDESHRPVKLRKVVLGFPCSPNQTEFKFDLSLNYKMANIIQTYSDQKPALVFCSTRKGVQQSATVLAKDARFIMSIEHKQRLMKYANSILDSKLRDLVMLGVGFHHAGVDLSDRKLIENAFTVGDLPVLFTTRTLAMGVNLPAHLVVIKSTMQYVAGSCEEYSEADLLQMIGRAGRPQFDTSATAVIMTKMQTRDKYMKLMNGMEIIESSLHCHLVEHLNAEIVLQTISDVNMALDWIRSTFLYIRALKNPTYYGFSADLDRFGIEAKLQELCLRNLNSLSAIDLIDMDEDINIKPTEAGRLMARYCVAFDTMKQFNKVAGTENLSDLIELVSKSKEFNDIQLRVNEKRPLNTLNRDKNRVTIRFPMEGKIKTSDMKVNCLIQAQLGSISIQEFGLTQDTAKIFRNGMRISKCLSEFLSQPSKTGFSALLNSLILAKCFRAKLWENSPYVSKQLEKIGQSLSTAMVNAGLTNFSKIEQTNAREVELILNRHPPFGNQIRESVIHLPKYEVTVEQHPKYSCAAAEIVVKVNLKNQAQLLSRRTAPNYHYVSLIIGNSDNTVVFHQKLTDLVLLKCGSWSKKIEVAKASKGEEISVNLISSEYVGLDIQQKFNVYYSGARRFGTESPYYISYDRTGQRGQHSELKPQSTDHSATSATDQDLGNTRQCNHYCKNKELCGHDCCKVGVSVTKKRSANQESSFSSYLQDLRSRCDTLAQTPVKRLKEFAFKPKERLHTVSRYGGSHYGASWGAHTETVDLTGGESAHLSDIVHLDDSDCDYDKMEDMHSVTVEPYQTPAASHAHLQTWMNPGVSVGVSQNHLNQINTTSSAYSKRSTAVSKQSTHCENASFSQIPTVSFDLGNEWDDWGDFDDENLVHASETSLASCPTKPQVQQSVNYNMPGFAATSEPAFLSHSKVKPRVTSARTPLRSVSPNVSPEIRKPGPSPVTVRPPTRITLDCNKKRPSIFSEEITVKTPKNLPKQAETPVAPPTRGFDFFSTLSAPANSSSSVNTRTNSKEEETFLGIFDGIF